The window gataaaaataagataaattttttattcttcattttaaaagcgataactaaatatattaatgtataatagtatttcaaaaataaatacgaaataattgaaaatatttacatataactattctagaaaaatcattttaactATTTCTAAAATAAACCTTTTAAgtatctaattaattttttaattatattaaactcATGTACTATTTGTATTAAATTTTTGATGTTAATCTAAcataatattttctaattaaatttattatctCTAACATTTAAGATTTGTTAATTTAGAGTTTTGTACCACACTGTTAAAAATATGCTATTAATATGAATGATCGGTCTACAAATGCTATTTTGAAagtgatttatttttttgttactaaATATAGTGGttggtttagttttatttttcaataatagATGTATATGGCTGCTTTATTTACAAAAACGATAATCAATCTTATTTTTATATAGAccatatttacatattattcattaatgtaattgtttgtttttttatcttgtgCAATTTTGAAAGTTTAATAGGCATCGTACCAATTTATTTCATTAACATAAATGATAGATGAATGattgaaaaattatatttcacgtgaatattttattttcagtgtCTTTATTATCAAATTTAGTTGTAGATTTAAgtattaattatataacatgATGAGAATTGCAAATAAAGTTTAACATTGAAAAATTCATTGTATATAATCCAAGAGTTTTGAGGTAAAAAAAGTCTAAATCACCAATAGACAACATAAGAAACCTCAAAAAAACATAGATAATAAAGAGAAAATTCATGTTTAAAAGgacaaaaacaaacataatGTATTACAATTTccagtttaataatttaaatgaagcagacattttataaattaattccTTAATATAGATTAATCAGATAGATGAATGattgaaaaattatatttcatgtgaatattttattttcagtgtCTTTATTATCAAATTTAGTTGTAGATTTAAgtattaattatataccatgATGAGAATTGCAAATAAAGTTTAACATTGAAAAATTCATTGTATATAATCCAAGAGTTTTGGGGTAAAAAAGTCTAAATCACCAATAGACAACATAAGAAACCTCAAAAAACATAGATAATAAAGAGAAAATTCATGTTTAAAAGgacaaaaacaaacacaatGTATTACAATTTccagtttaataatttaaatgaagcagacattttataaattaattccTTAATATAGATTAATCAGTCAAGTATTAAATTCATAGAAATAATTCGATCTGACATATATGTATGACCAAAACCTAAAATATGATTATAATCATAAGGAAATTAATATGTAAGTTAATACTAAATTAAACATAATTTGtctttaatattatataatctaAGGTTTTAATTAGTATTCATGTTTTAATAATAGAGATATCACTAATAATTTgaaacaataaattaaattactGCATGCAAACTATAAAAATGttggttttaaaaatattagtaatatagtaaatatgaaaattatatactaCTAATCatgtaaatcaaatatttatatgtataaaaataaaaataatcttccgcacggttgtgcggattaaaatttagtttatatttaaaatgaaaaaatataaaaaaatattatgattaaagtagttcaaagattctatgtattattagttttaataaagtacatttaataaaatttataaataattgtcTGAATTAAAAAAATGCACACATGAAAATAGTCacgatttctattttttatttttagaaaatagtaCATAATCGACCTATGGTCATGCTAGTTAATTGATGATGTGTCAATTTCATTGGTTGGTGAGCTATTTGACGTTTTACGTTAACTGTACAGTACCCCAAATTCGTTTTGACTGCTAAGATCGGATCTCCTCCATTCCATTATCACATGTCACATGCCATTTCCATAACATAAGGCTCATATATGAATATACCTCTTTTTTATCCTTCTTTGTTATGATATAATTACTCAATATGTAACAATCTAcatatatcattttatattataaattatgtataatgtatatatttttattcttagTAAATAAATTAGCATTTGACAGTTTGCTATATTCCAAATAGCTTAAAAATTAAATgtctctttttcaaaaaaaagaagaagtaaatGTCTCGACTACGGCTCTCTAGTAGTTGGCACGTTATAAAACGGAACGTGGAATATCACATGCTTTTTTTCGTCCACCCTTAAAAGTAGCCTTAAATAGTTCTCATCTTTCTGTTAAAACttgaatagtttttttttttttggtaaaaagaaCTTGAATAGTTCTCATTGCTTATCATCACATGTAAACCGTACATATCATTTTTAAGATCCTATATTTATCTTGTACTTCAACGTGATGTTGGAACTTATTTCTGGATATGTTACGctgacacttttttttttgaaaaaggtttACTTATGATGGCACTTTTAGACTAGTTTCCTGCAAATTCTTTTGTCCGAGCGACGGGATCGTATAAATTGTATAAGATACTAAAAATAGCGCATGTCATATTAAAAACGAAGATATtggaaaattttttaaaatgaacaaaaaatatgtGCAATTTTCCATCTTACTAAAAGTATTTTGCAAATCTATgtcaaattaaaatcatgttcTCAAATATGAAGTGAGTATAGCAATGCCAATTACTCTCAACAACCCATATTATGATCACATGGAGATTATTGAGTACATAATATTGTTTTGAAATAATATCATACGTCAGTACGTACGTCCCGTAGACTAATAATTCATACAATAATAAATTGTGCACATAAAAGCCATAATTAGTTAAGTATATTATCATATATAACTTGGAATCAATTCACTATACTTATACACCGCATATAACGTGATTAGTCATAAATTCACGGATCGTCCGGTCaaatacataaaatacattttctCCTTATATATACAGTTTTCTCATTACTTCGCCCTAAGTCATTATAATCACACAAAGccatcaaaaactaaaaaaaaaaactaagatggCCAATAACATCTCTTTTCCTTGTACCATCATGTTATTCTTCATTGTTTTCTATCTTATCAACTCATCAAACGCAATGCCATCGTTTAATGTACAGAGATACGGAGCTAGAGGTGATGGGAGAACAGACGCGACCGAGCCATTTTTGACAGCTTGGTCATTAGCATGTGAGTCACGGGCTCGAGCCATGGTCTACATTCCCCGAGGAACATACTTGGTTAGAAACCTAGTCTTTTGGGGTCCTTGTAAGAATATTATAACTTTCAAAATCGATGGAACACTCGTTGCTCCGGAAAACTACTGGAGTATAGGTAGTTCTGGTTACTGGATCCTATTCGCTAAGGTAAACCGGATCTCGGTTTACGGTGGAATCCTTGATGCTAGAGGAGCTGGTTATTGGTCTTGTAGAAAGAAAGGTGGTCATTGTCCTCAGGGTGCAAGGGTATACTTATAACAACACCCATTTTCAATTTATTTGTTAGCTagctattttaatatatataatggtTACTTTTGCAGTCTATCTCGTTTAGCTGGTGCGATAATGTTCTACTTAGCGGACTAACGTCGTTGAATAGTCAGAATATTCACGTTACGGTTCATCATTCTTCTAATGTTCGGATTCAAAACATAAGAATCAGGGCTCCAAGTGGAAGTCCCAATACTGACGGTATTATCGTCCAGGCTTCTTCTGGAGTCACCATTAGTGGGGGAGTCATCGGGACCGGTGATGACTGCATTGCTCTTAATCCAGGATCCAAGAACATTTGGATCGAACGTTTGAATTGTGGACCCGGACATGGAATCAGGTAAACAAAATTATAGTAATTAATTTGATATGATGATATCGTACTAATTAAACCACTAGTTAACATGGCTTTACTTGTACATTGGATCCAGCATTGGGAGTCTTGGGGAATACGCTAACGAGGAAGGTGTGCAGAATATCACCGTCACAAGCTCTATTTTCACCAAGACGCAAAATGGAGTCAGAATAAAGAGTTGGGGTAGGCCGAGCAATGGGTTTGTGAGGAATGTGCAATTCCGAAACTTGGTAATGAGGAATGTTGAAAATCCATTAATCATCGATCAAAACTATTGCCCTAGTAAAAAAGGCTGCCCTAATCAGGTGAATAACCTAATCAATTTGGCGTAGCTCAGTCCTCTTATAtagcttttttttcttctaatgaGAACTGGTTATGATTGATCATATAGAGCTCTGGCGTGAAGATAAGTGGAGTGACGTACGCAAACATAAAGGGAACATCAGCAACGCCAGTAGCTATGAAACTGGATTGTAGTGGAAGTAATCATTGCACAGGGATTACATTAAAAAACATTAATCTCAAGTACATGAGAAGGTCATCAGCTTCTTATTGCAAGAACGCTCATGGACGAGCCTCTGGCGTTATGATTCCAAGGAATTGTATGTGATATATATAAGAAGTCTAAGATTTTATCGTTGGGATTATATTTTATGAACCCTAAGAGTAATTGTTGGATGTAGATATGTGACAAAGAGATGTTTAATTCGTTTTGATGTTTCATAGCAACTTAAGAATCATCCGAAGTTAAATGTGGTGAATTCTTTCTATGAAGGGAAATAAAGAGAAACGATCCATTTGATTATTGGCTTATCATTGTGGTTGTACCATTTTTGCTTTGCTTCATATTTTATCTGAAATATATGTGAAACCCGTTTTTTTAATCGGAAACTGGCCATTAAATAATTGGAGCTAAAGTAATTAGTCAAACTATGTCAGATTTATTATTTGGGTTAAAAAATGTTCCATCTGACAAGATCCAAGTGgccttttaaatatatacagtCAAATAAATTTGAATTACAAAGTGATAGAGATCTTtaattagttctttttttttgtcacagagATCTTTAGTTCT is drawn from Brassica rapa cultivar Chiifu-401-42 chromosome A05, CAAS_Brap_v3.01, whole genome shotgun sequence and contains these coding sequences:
- the LOC103866751 gene encoding polygalacturonase, whose translation is MANNISFPCTIMLFFIVFYLINSSNAMPSFNVQRYGARGDGRTDATEPFLTAWSLACESRARAMVYIPRGTYLVRNLVFWGPCKNIITFKIDGTLVAPENYWSIGSSGYWILFAKVNRISVYGGILDARGAGYWSCRKKGGHCPQGARSISFSWCDNVLLSGLTSLNSQNIHVTVHHSSNVRIQNIRIRAPSGSPNTDGIIVQASSGVTISGGVIGTGDDCIALNPGSKNIWIERLNCGPGHGISIGSLGEYANEEGVQNITVTSSIFTKTQNGVRIKSWGRPSNGFVRNVQFRNLVMRNVENPLIIDQNYCPSKKGCPNQSSGVKISGVTYANIKGTSATPVAMKLDCSGSNHCTGITLKNINLKYMRRSSASYCKNAHGRASGVMIPRNCM